The nucleotide sequence CGACATCGCCGACGTCTCGACCGAGCGGGCGCCGTCGAACGGGACCTGCCTGGACGGCAACGGGTTCGCGTCGGTGCTGCCCGAGGCGATCGCGACGGCGGTGTGCCCGGCCGGGACGCCGGACATCTCCGGGGTCGCGCTGACGGACGTGCCGGTCGCGCCGCCGGGGGTGCCGTTCCTGGACGTCACGCTGCCCGGGCCGCAACCGGGGCTGGAGGGCGACCTCGGCGCCGTCCCCGAACCGCTGCCCGACACCCCCGAGCGGCCCGCGACGGACTCGCTTCCCGTCCCCGACGCCGCCCTGCTCGCCGACCGCTCAGCGCTCTGACCTCACCCGACCCGGGTGATGTGCCGCGGCGCCGTCGCGCGGGACCGTCGGTCCATGACCGACATCGAGACGCCGATCGACGCACCGCCGGACCGCCGCGAGCCGTCCGCGTGGGCCGTCGGGTGGACCGTGTTCGCCGCCGTGATGATGGCGATGATCGGGACGTTCCACGCGATCGCCGGCGTGGTGGCGCTGGTGGACGACGACTTCTTCACCCAGGTGCAGGAGTACGTCTTCGACTTCGACCAGACGACGTGGGGCTGGATCCACCTGATCCTCGGCATCGTGCTGGTCATCGCGGGCGCCGCCCTGCTCACCGGGTCCGTCGCGGCCCGTGCGGTGGGCGTGGTGCTCGCGGCGCTGAGCATGCTGGCGGCGTTCGCGTGGCTGCCATACTACCCGATCTGGTCCGTCGTGATCATCGCGGTGGCCGTCAGCGTCGTCTGGGCGCTGACCGTCCACGGCCGCGACATCACCGCCGGGTGACCTGCCGGTCGCGTTCGCCGAGCGTCGCCGCCACGAATGCGGCCCGCGGGTGCTGCACCGACAGCAGCGACACGATGTCGCGCCCGTAGAACAGCGCCGCCACCCAGACGAGGAACACGCGGACCTTGCGCTCCCACGTCGGGACCGCCAGCACGTGGTAGCCGCGGTGCATCAGCCAGCCGAGCAGCCCCTTGATGACGATGCGGCGGTACTGGAAGATGCCCTTGCCCAGGCCGAGCGTCGCGACCGTGCCGAGGCTGTGGTGCACGTATGGCTTCACCTTGCGGCCGCGCAGGTCGGCGACGAGGTTCTTGGCCAGCCGCTTGCCCTGCCGGACGGCGTGCTGCGCGTTCGGGACGACGGTCGCGCCGGGCACGTCCGATGCGAGGTCCGGCACGGCCGCGTTGTCGCCGGCCGCCCATGCGTCCGGCACCGGCGCGTCGTCGGTCCCGACCCGCATGTCGGCGCGGACCCGGAACAGGCCCTGCTCGTTCACCGGCAGATCCGTGTGCCGCGCGATGACCGGGTTGCTCTGGTTTCCGGCGGTCCAGATCAGCAGGTGGTTGTCGTACTCCGAGCCGTCCGAGAGGACGATGTGGCCGTCCGCGGCCGAGACCAGCTTGGTCTCGAGGTGGACGTGGCCGCCGCGCTTCTCCAGGTGCTCGACCACCCAGCGCCCGGGCTTGTCGGTGACCTCGGGGAGGATGCGGTCGCGCACCTCCACCAGGTGGAACGCGAGGTCGTCGAAGCTGAGCTCCGGGTACCGCTTCAGCAGCGCCGTGGCCAGCGACAACAGCTCGCCGAACCCCTCGACGCCGGTGAAGCCGCCGCCGACCACCGTCACCGTCAGCAGCCGCCGCCGCTCCGGCCCGGGCGGCAGCGCGGCCGCTCGCTCGAACGCCGTCAGCAGCCGGTCGCGGATGGCCACGGCCTCCTCGACGTGCTTGAGGCCGATCGCCTCGTCGGCGACGCCCGGGATCGGGAACGTCCGGGTGACCGCGCCCGCCGTCACGACGATGGTGTCGTAGGCCAGTTCGCGGTCCGGGGCGTCCGGGGTCTGGACGGTCGCCGTCCGGTTCGCGTGGTCGATCTTGACGACGCTTCCGGCGATGATGTGGGTGCGGCGCAGGTGCCGCCGCAGCGACACCGCCACGTGCCGGGCCTCGACCGAGCCGGCCGTCACCTCCGGCAGGAACGGCTGGTACGTCATGTACGGCCGCGGGTCGACGATCGTCACGTCCGCCTCGTGTGGGCGCAGCTTCTTCTCCAGCTTCCACGCGGTGTAGAACCCGGCGTACCCGCCGCCGACGATCAGGATCCTGCGCATCGCTGCCTCCTCTTGCTCTCACCCGGACGACGGTGCAGAGGGGTGGTTTCGTGACAGATTCTGGCCCCGATGTGACCGGCGGAACAGCATCTCACCGCAACACGAAGTTGATCTTGGAGTTGTTCGGGTATCCATCGGGCGAATCGGACCACAAAGGCCGAACAACTCCAAGATCAACTTTGTGCTGGGCGGATTGGCGGGATGGGTGAGCGCCTACTGTCGCTCTGGGCACAGCAGGCGCTCACCCATCGACGAGGTGGATGGTTGAGGGATCCGGGTCGCCATGGCAGCCTGAATCGCTCAACCATCCCCCGGCTGCCTCGGCGAATCGAACCGCAACCGTGTCAACACCTGGTCGTGACATACCCGGTCAGCGCGGTGAGGCGCATTCCCGCCTCGCCGCCCGCTCGCCGCTCGCTCGCCGCGATGGTTGGCAGTTTGGTGGGCCTATGACACCACCAAACTGCCAACCATCGGTCGTGTGCCTGCGTCAGGCGTCGACGGTGAAGCCGAACATCATGCCGCTCTCCATGTGCTCGGCGATGTGGCAGTGCGCCATCCAGCGGCCCGGGTTGGTGACGTCGAACAGGATGTCGACGGTCTGGCCGGTGCGGATGAGCACGGTGTCCTTCCACACGAGGTTCGGCTCGGTGGCTCCGTCGCGGGCGAGGACGAGGAACCGGCCGGCGCCGTGCAGATGGAACGGGTGGTGCATCGGGTGGTCCGACTCCAGCTCGTTGACCAGCCGGATCTTCACCCGCTGGCCGACCGTGAAGCGCCAGTCCGGCTCGCCGCCGGTGGCCGGGTCGACGAACCGCCAGCGCATCGTGGCCGGCGTCGTCATGCGGTTGACCTCGACCATGTCGTCCTCCCACTCGATGCCGCCGGAGGTCGTGGGCGCGCCGTGGTCGTGCGCGTGGTCGTCGTGGTGGGCGTGCTCGCTGTGCTCATCGTGGTCGCCGTGCTCGTGCTGGGCCTCGGCGACCGTCGCCGCCGGCAGCAGCTTCATGCGGCAGTGCGGGCAGTGGCCCGGCTCGGCGCTGGTGACCTCGGGATGCATCGGGCACGTGTACGTCACCGGCCCGTCGTGGTGGGCCGCGGGCAGGTTCATCTCGGCGACCAGCGAGAGGACCTCGTCCGGCTCGGCCGCGAGCCAGGGGTCCAGCCCGGCCCGTTCGGCGGCGAGGTCGGCCGCGCCGCGGAGCGTCTCGAACCGCGCCGTACGCTCCGGCGTGGGCGGCTCGCCGCCGACGGTCATCGTCGCCAGGCGCTGCGTGCCGGCGGGGGAGTGGTGCTCGAGCGCGTACTCGCCGGGCGCCGGGAACAGCACGTCGACGACGGCCCGCTCGGACGGCGCGATCAGCACCTCGTCGACGAACTCGTCGTGCTCGACGCGGCCGGAGTCGCCGCCGACCAGCTTCAGCCGCGCGCCCGGGATCCGCACGTTGAACACCCGGGTGTTCGCGGTGTCGACCAGCCAGAACCGCACCACCTCGCCGGCGTCCGCTGTCAGCGCCGCCGGCGCCAGCTCGCCGTTGACCAGGTAGACGTTGCCGAACCGCCCCATCGCCGCGTGCGTCGTCTCGGCCGGGCTGAACGGCGCGATGCGGCCGTCCTCCAGCAGCAGGTCGTCCAGCGTCATGACGATGTCGCGCTGCGCCGGCGGCCAGTAGCCGTCGTCGGCGGGGCGGACGAGGATGGTGCCGTAGAGGCCGAGCTCCTGCGTGTAGTCCTCGCGCAGGTGCGGGTGGTACCAGTACAGCCCGGGGTCGGGGAAGCGCAGCCGGTAGGTGTGCTCGCCGCCGATGGCGATCGGCGCCTGCGTGTCGTACGGGACGCCGTCGCTGCTGTTGTCCAGGCGCAGGCCGTGCCAGTGCACGGTCGTCTCCAGGTCGCCTTGGTTCGTGACGTCGACGGTCAGCTCGCTGCCCTGCCGGACGACGAGCAGGGGGCCGGGGACGGAGCCGTTGTAGGCGAGCATGCGCACGGTGGCGTCGCCGAGCCGCTTCGCGACGGGTGCGACGGCGAGCTCGACGGTGCCGTCGTCGCCGGGCTCTAGCGTGGTGGGCGGGGTGGCCTCGGGCAGGCCGGTCGGGTCGGTCGGGAACGGTGTGGACGCGTGGTGTGCGTGGTGGCCGGAGTGGTCCATGGACCGACGATGGCGGACCTCGGCCCCGTCGTCGAGCCCCGGGCCGCCGGCTGGCCGGAATCCCGGGACGGCCGCGCGGTGTCGCTCAGCGCTCGGGCGGCTCGCGACGCTAGTAGCCGGGTCTGCGTTTCTCGTGGGCGACGGCGAGTACGCAGATCGTGTCGTCGACGAGGAGGTAGACGATCGCATACGGGAACCGCGGCACCGGAGCCTTCCGCGCCGGGATGTCTGCGGCGATGCCTGGCACGGTCGCCGCGGCCTCGGGCCAGTGGCTCACGTGAGCGATGGTGTCGTCGACGGCAGCGAGGAAGTCAGCGCCGAGGCCGTGGCTCTGCCGGTCGTACCAGCGGATCGCGCCCTCGAGCTCGGCCGCGACCTCCGGCTCGATGCGAACCTTGCGAGTCACCGATCGGTGAGGCGAGCTCGGACGGCGCCCCAGTCCTCACCATCGGAACCACCCGACAGTACGCGGCGCGCTCGCCGCTCGATCTCGCGAGCCCAGGAGGCTTCGACAGCCTGTCGATCTGCGTCGTCGGCATCGTCCAGGCTGGCCAGCAGCTCAGCCGCGACGTCGGCACGGTCGCTGCGGGGGAGCGCCAGTGCTGCGCGCAGCAGTTCCTCGGCCTGGCTCGTCATGGCATCAGTCTAAGCAGTGACCCGGCTGCAGGGGCGGCCGAAGCAAGGGGTTGTGGACAATCGCTACCCGTTCAGGGCGACGCCGGATTCGCCGGTCTGGACGAGGAAGGTGAAGGCCTCCTCGAAGTACAGCTGCACCGTGTCGGCGTCGTGCGAGAGGTAGCCGATGGAGAGGTCCTGGGCGAGGTGCAGCTCGTAGTCGCCGCCGCGGGCGGACAGCAGCAGGCCGCCGTCGATGGCGGGGGCGAAGATGATCTCGCCGTCGTGCAGGACGCGGGCGACGTGCTCGCGGATGGGGTAGCCGTGGTCGGTGGTCTCCTCGACGGCGGTGTAGACGTCGGCCGAGAGCAGCAGGCTGTACGGGCCGCCGACGCCGGCGAGGCGGAGGGTGGTGAGGGCCTGGGCGGCGACGTCAGGGAGGTCGCGGATGTCGGTGGGCAGGGCGATCGCCGCGTTGGTGGTGCCGGCCACGACGCCCTCGATGCCGGCCGCCGCGAAGCCGGCGACGATGGCGCGGTCCTCGGCGTAGGCGATGCGCTTGGCCGCGTCCTTCACCGGCTGCCAGTCGGCGTCCTTCGCGCCGCGCTCGACGTCGTCGACGGCCTGGCGGTCGACGGTGAACGGGACGCGCAGCTCGACCACCGGCTTGACCTCGCGGCTGCGCGCCAGCACGCCGTCGCTCGGGCCGTCCAGCGCGCGCAGATGACCGGTGCCGACCGCGTGCAGGACGTCGTCGCCCGGCCCGATGACGTCGACGACGCGGCGGGCGGCGACGTACTGGACGAACGTGCGGCGCGCCTCGGCCTCGATGTCGGCCCAGGCGGCCGCCGAGACGGGTGCGAGTTCGCGGTGCAGGTTGTTCATGAGGCGTCGCTCCTCCTGAGACTGCCGACGTTCAGACTGGCGTCGGTCGCGGGCGTCGGGCTCGGTGGGTCGGCGAGGCCGTCGAGCGCATCGACCGTGGGCACGTAGAACAGGCCGCCGGTGACCGCGACGGAGAAGTTGAGGATGCGGTCGTAGTTGCCGGGCGGCCGGCCGACGAACATGTTCACCAGCATCTGCTCGGTGACGTCGGGGTGGGCGGCGTAGCCGACGAAGTACGTGCCGAACTCGCCGGCGCCGGGCCGCCCGAACGGCATGTTGTCGCGCAGGATCTCGCGCTCCTCGCCGTCGTCGTCGGTGATCGTGGTCAGCGCGACGTGCGAGTTGGCCGGCTGCTCGGCGTCGGACAGCTCGACGTCGGACAACTTGCGGCGGCCGATGACACGCTCCTGCTCCTCGGTCGGCAGCGCGTTCCAGGCGTCCATGTCGTGCAGGTACTTCTGGACGATGACGTAGCTGGCGCCCTCGAAGCCCGGCTCGTCGGAGAGGACGGCGGCCGCGGCCCCGGCGCCGGTCGGGTTCTCCGTCCCGTCGACGAAGCCCAGCAGGTCGCGCTGGTCGAAGTAGCGGAACCCCTGCACTTCGTCGACGACGGTGACGGCGCCGGCCAGCCGCCCGCTGATCAGCGTCGCCAGCTCGAAGCACAGGTCCATGCGCCGCGCCCGCAGGTGGAACAGCAGGTCACCGGGGGTCGCGACGGCGGTGTGCTTGCGGCCGGCGATCTCCCGGAACGGGTGCAGCCCGGACGGCGCATCGCCGCCGACCACCCGCGGCCACGCACCGGCGCCGATGCCCGCGACGCAGGTCAGGCTGTCTTCGAGGCTGCGGAAGCCGACCGCCCGGGTCAGCCCCGAGAGGTCGGCCAGCAGCTCGCGCGCGACGTCCTCGCCACCCTCGTCGACCGTGACGACGAGGAAGATCGCGGCCTCGGTCAACGGCACCAGCACGGACTGTGGAGTCGCGGCTTCGGTCACCGACGCATTATCCCCCGTGGCTCACCAGCGCTGCAGCCCGATGGTGTACGCGTCCTCCGCCTGGTCGATCTGGACGACCGGGGTGGCCAGCTCGCACGCACCTTCGAAGTCGCATCGGACCAGCGCCGCCTGCCGCTCGGCGTCGTCGACGATGCGCACGTTGATGAGGACGTGCTCCTCGTCTTCGAAGGTGAAGTCCCAGATGAACGAGCCGGTGTAGGTGTGGACCAGCTCGCCGGTGCGGGCGTCGACCACGACGACCGCCTCCATGCCCTCGCCGTCCCACGGTGGCGACCCGACGAGATACCGTCCGTCAGGGCTGAAGTGGGGGAAGAAGGAGTACTCGCAGGTACCCCAGAGCCGCTGGTCGGCGTCGGCTTCGTACACCGCCGAGCAAGCCTCCGTCTCGTCGAACTCGGTGTACCCGACGACCAGTCCGGCGGACTCCGACACCGCACTGACACTCAGGAGATCCCACGGCGGCGTCGTCGGCGGCGTGTCGCCGCCGGCTGACGGACCGAAGTCGTCGACCCGGACGCCCGCCGTCTCGTACTCGGTCACGACGTTCGACACCAGACGGTAGTCGCCGAGGAAGCCGATCGGGTGGAGCGTTTGACCGGCCGGCACGTCCCGGCTGCCCGGCCCGGTGCCGCCGCCGTCGGCCTGCGCGGCCTGGATCGTGCCGGCGTCCTGGTCGTAGTAGGCGACCAGAGCACTGTCCGAGGACATCACGATGCCGGCCCCGGCGCGGGTGGCGGTCACGGTGCCGGTGGCGTCCAGGTCGGCGACCTCCGCAAAGTCGGTGGCCAGAAAGCCGTTGGGGAGCTCCAGCACGTTCTGGAAGGGCTCGAAGGCTTGCGTACTCGGGAGCTGCACCGAGCGGCCGTCGGCGCGATGGAAGGTCGTACCCTCCATCCAGCCGATGGCCGGGGGCGCACCGGTGGGCAGGCCGTCCAGCACCAGCTCGGTCGTCCCGCCACGACCCGGCGTTTCGAGCCCGGTGTCGTCAGGCGGCTCGCCCGGCGGTGACTGGGTCTCGGTCGTCGACGGCTCCTCCGGCAACGACGTGTCGGGGCCGGGATCGGGCACCTCGATGCTTTCCGTCTCAGACGTGGTCGGACGGTCCACCGGCGGGGCGGACGTTTGCGGAACGCTGCGCAGGGACAGCGCCGCCGGGACGGCGATGGCCAGGGCGACCGCGGTCACGCCGGCGACGGCGACCGCGCGACGGCGGCGGACGACGCGGGCCTTGCGGCGGGCGCGGGCGGCGAGGTCGTCAGTGCCGAGCACCTCGCCGGAGCGCCGGCGGAGCTCCGCTGCCAGCGTGTTCTCGAGATCGTCGAACTCGTTCATCGGTCGTTCCCCCTTCGCTCCTGGAGCCGCTTCCGCAAGGTCGCCAGCGCCCGGCTGGTCTGCGACTTCACCGTGCCCACCGAACAGCCGAGGGTGGCGGCGACGTCCTGTTCGCTCATGTCCTCGTAGAACCGGAGGACGACGGCGGCCCGCTGCCGCGGCGGCAGTCCCTGGACTACCGTCCACAGCGCGTCGCGCTCGGCGAGGGCGTGGCCGAAGTCCGCGGCGACCGGCCGCTCGGGGACGTTGTCGGTGGTGGTCTCGGCCCGCCGCCACGCCCGTCGCCACCAGCTGGAGTGCTCGTTGATCATGATCCGTTTCGCGTACGCGTCGACGGAGCCGGCCCGCTCCAGCCGGTTCCAGGCCAGGTAGAGCTTGGCCAGCGCGGTCTGCACGAGATCCTCCGCCGCATGCTGCTCGCCGGTGAGCAGGTAGGCGAGGCGCAGCAGGGCCGCCTGCCGCACCTCGACGTACTGCTCGAAGGCACTGTCCCGATCCATCGCGACGACTGTCGCATCAGCGTCGATGTCCATCACACCCCCTCGGTTCATCCCTGAAGACGCGAGTGGGCGACGCCGAGTTGCATCGAGGGTCAGCGCACCACCAGATCGGCGAAGATCTCCACCACCTCAGGCAGGTGCGGCGGCCCGACGTGCGGGGCGGCGACGCTGTGCACGTCGGTCGGGTTGTCCGGGGTGAGGCGGTCGGCCTCGGCGATGAACCGGTCCTGGAGCGCCGGCGGGATCAGCCGGTCCGCGGTGAACCGGACGTACGTCCGCGGGATCCGGCCCCACCCCGCGGCTCTGACCCGGATCTCCGCCGCCGGGATCGCGACCGGCTCGTCCGGCTGGAACTGGCTGAGCAGCCGGGTCGTCTCGGCGTCGGTGAAGCCGCCGGCCAGGCACTCGCGGATGCCGTGGATCAGCTCCGGGTCGGCCGTCCGCCAGTTCACGCGCGCCACCCCCAGCGACGCCGGGTCGCCGGCGACCGCCGCGGTGACCAGGCCGACCAGGCTGTCCGCGTTCTCCGGCGTCGCGAAGTAGGCGGCCATGCTGGGAAGCTCCACGGGGCAGTAGGCGGCGACGTAGACGACGCGGTCGAGCAGCTCCGGGACCTCCTCACCGACCCGGCTGACGGTGACGCCGCCCTGGCTGGCGCCGGCCAGGACGACCGGGCCGTACTCGCGCGCCCGGCGCACGGCGTCGACGACGCGCGCGACGTAGTCGTCCAGGGTGTAGCCGGCCAGCGGTGACGGCTCGGTGGCCAGCGCCGCGAGGTCCTGCGGCGCCTGGTAGGACCGCGGGAAGAACCCGTCGATGCCGTGGCCGGGCAGGTCGACGGCCATCGCGCGGTGGCCGCGCAGCGCCAGCTCGCCGATCAGCCCGGACCAGCTGTGCGCAGCCGAGTGGGTGCCGTGGACGAAGATCAGGGTGGGCGTGGTCATGGGCGGGTGCTCCTCTGCTGGGTGGGAAGGGACGGGGTCCGGGCGGTCGCCGGGCGCCACATCGGAGACAGAGGCGGGCCGCCGGCCACCTGGACCGGCGGGCCGAAGTCCTCGAACCCGTGCCGCAGGTAGAGGGCGCGGCTGCGAGGCGAGGCCGCCTCCAGATAGGCGCCGACGCCGTCGTAGGCGGCCCGCAGCAGCCGGTGCCGCAGCAGCGCCGAGCCGAGCCCGGCACCGCGCCGGCGGGCGACGACCCCCATGACCGGCAGGTAGAGGTGCGGCCGGTCGGACGGGTGCCGCTCGGCCAGGGCCGCGCCGACGGCCGACAGCAGGTCGCCGCCCGCCGAACCACTCGCCGAACCGCTCGCCGAAGTGCCCGGTCCGTCACCATCCGAGGCGATCCACACCGCGGCGCCGTCGCGGCCGGACAGGTAGGCCTCGGCGGCGGGGTGGGCGAGCAGTGACCGGTAGTACCCGGCCTGCCGGTCGGCCCGGCCGGTCGGCTCCGGGAAGAGCCACTCGACGAACGGGTCGTCGCGGAACGCCTCGATGAGGACGTCGGCCACGACCTCGTGATCATCGGCACCAATCCGGCGAATCGGTGCGTACGTTGTATCAGTTCGCATGCTGCCAGCCTAGGAACGTGCCGACCACGAACGTGCAGCTAACGGTCGTGAAGTGTCCTGACCGCCGGGCAACCGAACTAGTACACTCGACGTCATGCCAACGCCCGAGCCGCCGTACCGGCGCATCGCCGCCGAGCTGCGGGCCGGCATCCTGGCCGGCGAGCTGCGGCCGGGGGAGCGGCTGCCGTCGGTCCGGCAGATCGCCCAGCGGTGGGGCGTCGCGGCCGCCACCGCCACGCGGGTCATGGCGACGCTGCGCGACGAGGGCCTGGCCGAGACCCGGGTCGGCTCCGGCGCCGTCGTCGCCCGCGGCGCCCGCCCGGCCGTGTCGGCGCGAACGCCCACCCGCCGGACCGGCCCGCTCCCGCCAACGCTGACCCGGGCGCACCTCCTGCGCGCCGCCGTCGCCATCGCCGACCGCGAGGGTCTCGACGCCGTGACGATGCGCCGTGTGGCCGCCGACCTCGGCGTCGGCCCGATGTCGCTGTACCGGCATGTCGCGACGAAGGACGAGCTGGTGCACCACATGGTCGACGACGTCGTCCGCGCGGCCGAACTGCCCGACCCGGGGCCGGACGGCTGGCGGCCCAAGCTCGAGCTGGTGGCGCGGCGGCAGTGGGCGCTGTGCCGCCGGCACCTGTGGCTGCCGCGGGCCATCTCGTTCACCCGCCCGCTGCTCATACCGGGCCTCGCGGCCTACACGGAATGGACGCTGCGCGCACTCGACGGGCTCGGGCTCTCGCCGCGGACGCGGCTGCGCGAGGCGCTGACGCTGCACGCGCTGGTCATCAACGTCGGCGCGTCGCTGGCAGACGAGATCGAGGCCGAGCACGAGACCGGCGTGACGCTGGACCGCTGGCGGCAGGCGCAACAGCAGCGCACCGGCGAGCTGCTCGACGGACGGTTCCCGCTGCTGGCGGCCGCGCCGGTCGACGTCGCGCCGGACCTCGACGGGCTGTTCGAGTACGG is from Jiangella alkaliphila and encodes:
- a CDS encoding Dyp-type peroxidase: MTEAATPQSVLVPLTEAAIFLVVTVDEGGEDVARELLADLSGLTRAVGFRSLEDSLTCVAGIGAGAWPRVVGGDAPSGLHPFREIAGRKHTAVATPGDLLFHLRARRMDLCFELATLISGRLAGAVTVVDEVQGFRYFDQRDLLGFVDGTENPTGAGAAAAVLSDEPGFEGASYVIVQKYLHDMDAWNALPTEEQERVIGRRKLSDVELSDAEQPANSHVALTTITDDDGEEREILRDNMPFGRPGAGEFGTYFVGYAAHPDVTEQMLVNMFVGRPPGNYDRILNFSVAVTGGLFYVPTVDALDGLADPPSPTPATDASLNVGSLRRSDAS
- a CDS encoding GNAT family N-acetyltransferase, yielding MADVLIEAFRDDPFVEWLFPEPTGRADRQAGYYRSLLAHPAAEAYLSGRDGAAVWIASDGDGPGTSASGSASGSAGGDLLSAVGAALAERHPSDRPHLYLPVMGVVARRRGAGLGSALLRHRLLRAAYDGVGAYLEAASPRSRALYLRHGFEDFGPPVQVAGGPPLSPMWRPATARTPSLPTQQRSTRP
- a CDS encoding NAD(P)/FAD-dependent oxidoreductase gives rise to the protein MRRILIVGGGYAGFYTAWKLEKKLRPHEADVTIVDPRPYMTYQPFLPEVTAGSVEARHVAVSLRRHLRRTHIIAGSVVKIDHANRTATVQTPDAPDRELAYDTIVVTAGAVTRTFPIPGVADEAIGLKHVEEAVAIRDRLLTAFERAAALPPGPERRRLLTVTVVGGGFTGVEGFGELLSLATALLKRYPELSFDDLAFHLVEVRDRILPEVTDKPGRWVVEHLEKRGGHVHLETKLVSAADGHIVLSDGSEYDNHLLIWTAGNQSNPVIARHTDLPVNEQGLFRVRADMRVGTDDAPVPDAWAAGDNAAVPDLASDVPGATVVPNAQHAVRQGKRLAKNLVADLRGRKVKPYVHHSLGTVATLGLGKGIFQYRRIVIKGLLGWLMHRGYHVLAVPTWERKVRVFLVWVAALFYGRDIVSLLSVQHPRAAFVAATLGERDRQVTRR
- a CDS encoding WD40 repeat domain-containing protein produces the protein MNEFDDLENTLAAELRRRSGEVLGTDDLAARARRKARVVRRRRAVAVAGVTAVALAIAVPAALSLRSVPQTSAPPVDRPTTSETESIEVPDPGPDTSLPEEPSTTETQSPPGEPPDDTGLETPGRGGTTELVLDGLPTGAPPAIGWMEGTTFHRADGRSVQLPSTQAFEPFQNVLELPNGFLATDFAEVADLDATGTVTATRAGAGIVMSSDSALVAYYDQDAGTIQAAQADGGGTGPGSRDVPAGQTLHPIGFLGDYRLVSNVVTEYETAGVRVDDFGPSAGGDTPPTTPPWDLLSVSAVSESAGLVVGYTEFDETEACSAVYEADADQRLWGTCEYSFFPHFSPDGRYLVGSPPWDGEGMEAVVVVDARTGELVHTYTGSFIWDFTFEDEEHVLINVRIVDDAERQAALVRCDFEGACELATPVVQIDQAEDAYTIGLQRW
- a CDS encoding DUF7144 family membrane protein — translated: MTDIETPIDAPPDRREPSAWAVGWTVFAAVMMAMIGTFHAIAGVVALVDDDFFTQVQEYVFDFDQTTWGWIHLILGIVLVIAGAALLTGSVAARAVGVVLAALSMLAAFAWLPYYPIWSVVIIAVAVSVVWALTVHGRDITAG
- a CDS encoding SigE family RNA polymerase sigma factor, yielding MDRDSAFEQYVEVRQAALLRLAYLLTGEQHAAEDLVQTALAKLYLAWNRLERAGSVDAYAKRIMINEHSSWWRRAWRRAETTTDNVPERPVAADFGHALAERDALWTVVQGLPPRQRAAVVLRFYEDMSEQDVAATLGCSVGTVKSQTSRALATLRKRLQERRGNDR
- a CDS encoding type II toxin-antitoxin system RelE/ParE family toxin produces the protein MTRKVRIEPEVAAELEGAIRWYDRQSHGLGADFLAAVDDTIAHVSHWPEAAATVPGIAADIPARKAPVPRFPYAIVYLLVDDTICVLAVAHEKRRPGY
- a CDS encoding family 1 encapsulin nanocompartment shell protein, giving the protein MNNLHRELAPVSAAAWADIEAEARRTFVQYVAARRVVDVIGPGDDVLHAVGTGHLRALDGPSDGVLARSREVKPVVELRVPFTVDRQAVDDVERGAKDADWQPVKDAAKRIAYAEDRAIVAGFAAAGIEGVVAGTTNAAIALPTDIRDLPDVAAQALTTLRLAGVGGPYSLLLSADVYTAVEETTDHGYPIREHVARVLHDGEIIFAPAIDGGLLLSARGGDYELHLAQDLSIGYLSHDADTVQLYFEEAFTFLVQTGESGVALNG
- a CDS encoding GntR family transcriptional regulator; translated protein: MPTPEPPYRRIAAELRAGILAGELRPGERLPSVRQIAQRWGVAAATATRVMATLRDEGLAETRVGSGAVVARGARPAVSARTPTRRTGPLPPTLTRAHLLRAAVAIADREGLDAVTMRRVAADLGVGPMSLYRHVATKDELVHHMVDDVVRAAELPDPGPDGWRPKLELVARRQWALCRRHLWLPRAISFTRPLLIPGLAAYTEWTLRALDGLGLSPRTRLREALTLHALVINVGASLADEIEAEHETGVTLDRWRQAQQQRTGELLDGRFPLLAAAPVDVAPDLDGLFEYGLARHLDGFAVLLEQPRH
- a CDS encoding addiction module protein: MTSQAEELLRAALALPRSDRADVAAELLASLDDADDADRQAVEASWAREIERRARRVLSGGSDGEDWGAVRARLTDR
- a CDS encoding multicopper oxidase domain-containing protein, producing the protein MDHSGHHAHHASTPFPTDPTGLPEATPPTTLEPGDDGTVELAVAPVAKRLGDATVRMLAYNGSVPGPLLVVRQGSELTVDVTNQGDLETTVHWHGLRLDNSSDGVPYDTQAPIAIGGEHTYRLRFPDPGLYWYHPHLREDYTQELGLYGTILVRPADDGYWPPAQRDIVMTLDDLLLEDGRIAPFSPAETTHAAMGRFGNVYLVNGELAPAALTADAGEVVRFWLVDTANTRVFNVRIPGARLKLVGGDSGRVEHDEFVDEVLIAPSERAVVDVLFPAPGEYALEHHSPAGTQRLATMTVGGEPPTPERTARFETLRGAADLAAERAGLDPWLAAEPDEVLSLVAEMNLPAAHHDGPVTYTCPMHPEVTSAEPGHCPHCRMKLLPAATVAEAQHEHGDHDEHSEHAHHDDHAHDHGAPTTSGGIEWEDDMVEVNRMTTPATMRWRFVDPATGGEPDWRFTVGQRVKIRLVNELESDHPMHHPFHLHGAGRFLVLARDGATEPNLVWKDTVLIRTGQTVDILFDVTNPGRWMAHCHIAEHMESGMMFGFTVDA
- a CDS encoding alpha/beta fold hydrolase, producing MTTPTLIFVHGTHSAAHSWSGLIGELALRGHRAMAVDLPGHGIDGFFPRSYQAPQDLAALATEPSPLAGYTLDDYVARVVDAVRRAREYGPVVLAGASQGGVTVSRVGEEVPELLDRVVYVAAYCPVELPSMAAYFATPENADSLVGLVTAAVAGDPASLGVARVNWRTADPELIHGIRECLAGGFTDAETTRLLSQFQPDEPVAIPAAEIRVRAAGWGRIPRTYVRFTADRLIPPALQDRFIAEADRLTPDNPTDVHSVAAPHVGPPHLPEVVEIFADLVVR